The genomic window ACAGTTAGCTGTTTCTTCGTTGGATACCCTCATAGGGGAAAGGGATATCGTTTTTATTGTCCAAGACACACCACCAAGTTTGTGGAGACTAGACAAGCGGTATTTTTTGAGGATAATGAGGTCACAAATTTAAGGGAGATCAATCTTGAGGAGAAGCGGGTTTGTGTTCCATCCCCGACTATCCAAGAGATTGTTTTTCCAATACGAAGAAATGTGACATCTGATGATCCTGAATCTCACGGTTCAGTCTCTCAGTCGAATGGTGATCCAGAAACTAATAATGAGAATCCAAACACAAATGAGGATCTCCGAGAAAATAATGaaaatgatgatgttccaccaccacctccgcccatGGGTAGACCACGACGTGAGAGGAAGAAAGCCATATCAGATGATTATATCACTTTTTTGATGGAGGACATGAATGATATGGGAAAGGTGGAGGATCCAACCTCATATAAGGAAGCCATTAAAAGCGAAAATTCGTCCAAATGGTTGGTTGCCATGGAAGACGAGTTGAAATCTATGGGCTCAAACGATGTATGGGACTTAGTAGAAGTTCCCGATGGAGCTAAGAAAGTaggctgcaagtgggtctacaaaaccAAGTATGATTCCAAAGGGAATGTCGAACGGTTCAAGGCAAGGCTAGTGGCAAAAGGGTATACACAGAGAGAAGGCATTGATTATAAGCAAACTTTCTCTCCTGTGTCAACCAAGGATtctttcagaatcataatggcattagtagcTCATTACGACCTGGAACTAcaccaaatggatgttaaaacggcATTTCTAAATGGTGACTTAAAAGAAGATGTCTACATGGCTCAGCCAGAAGGCTTTGTTGTGGAAGGAAAGGAACATTTAGCATGTCGTCTAAAGAAATCAAtttatggcttgaagcaagcttcaagagagtggtacctcaagtttgataaaattatcaaaacttttggtttcaccgaaaatgttgtggacaactgcatatacgttaagtttaaaggcagtaggttcacatttttagtcctatacgttgatgacatattgttggcatgtagcgataaggatatgctgcatgagaccaagaattttctgtcatccagttttgatatgaaagatcttggtgaagcctcgtatgtcctcggcatcgagattcatcgagataggtccagaggaacgttaggactatctcaaaaggcatactttgagagagtactgaaaaaattcaatatgcataagtgctcaccctcacctgctcctatagttaagggcgataagtttgggacatttcaatgtccgaggaaccaatgtgaaactgatcagatgaagtcggttccttatgcttcagctgttggaagcATCATGTATGCTCAAGTGTGTACACGCCCAGACTTATGTTTTGTAACCGGGGTGCTTGGCAGATACCAATCAAATCCAGGACCGGACCACTGGAAGGCCGCAAAGAAAGTCTTGCGTTATATGCAAGGAACTAAGGACTTCATGCTTACATATAAAAGAACTGATAACCTAGAAATTGTTGGTTATTCAGACTCTGATTTTGCCGGGTGTGTGGATAGTATGAGATCCACGTCAGGTTATATATTCACACTCGCGGGAGGAGCtatatcgtggaaaagctccaaacaaacGTTAACTGCTGGATCTACGATGCAAGCAGAATTTGTAGCATGTTATGAGGCCACCGGGCAGGCTGTATGGCTAAAGAATTTTATACCCGGACTTAAAGTGGTTGACAGCATATCTAAACCAATTTTATTGTACTGCGATAATGAACCAGCAGTTTTCTATACGAGTAACAACAGGTCAAGTAATGCTGCCAGACACATTGACATAAAGTATCGTGTTGTGAAAGATAGAATCCAGGATCAAACAGTTGATGTTAAACATATAAGAACGAagcatatgcttgcggatccgctaacaaaAGGCTTACCACCCAGTATCTTTCGTGAGCATGTTGCCGGCATGGGACTACTGGAGGCCTGATGATTCTGGAATAAGAGGACCATTAAAATAAACCACTCCCCAATTAGTAAAATGTTTTCCATTTCGAAATAGGCGGGTGTACTATAAGTGTTGAGGTTCTATGGCGTTTTGAGCTGTTGTAACACCTCACTTTGGTACATCATTCCTATGTAGAATGGGCGAATGAAGTTAAGCCtaacgatcaagggggagaatgttggttttgatctgacggcttaaacaggccagttagatctattagtctaacagaaaaaaaaagataaagggataacgataagtgaaggggtccacgtaccaacgtacgtgagcctcgatcagaactaacgcgccctgatcgggggcgcccaaaaaCCAACTCAGGTTTTGGGTCCCCTGTCGCCAGCGCCATATTAAAAGGGATACGGGAGAGAGCTGGGCACCTGCGAGATCACAATTCACGTAAGGTTTACTCTCCTCCCGATATTCTCTCACCCCATCCGATCAGGGGGAGTGCTGCAGCGACGGGAAGACCtaagccagccgccgccgctgtcccTGGGCAGTGCTGGTGGCGTCCTGAAGGAATCAGGACGTCGAGGAGAACATCTACTTCGACTACATCACCCCTGCATCACGCCTGCACCGAGCAGGCGATCATGTCCACTCCCGTGACATGTAAAGAAACCCTAAACCCTTCTCTGTTCATTTTGTGAGGTGATCTAGGTGCAATCTGTTCCTGCTAATGGCATCCCAGAGATGCATAATTATTCCAACAATTtgtcttcctctccctctctctctcttctctctctctcgcagtCTGGCCAGCAAGCACCGGAGCCACCACTCACTcacagagagagagagcgagagagatggGAGTTTGAGAGAGACAAAATTTGTGATGTCGTACATGAATTGGTTGAGGAGTCTTTTGGACCTTGTCTCTTTCCGGTCTAGTTCAGGCATCTCTATTTTGGCGCACTTTATAAGAAAAACTCTCTCAAGTCTAGTCTATTAAATATTTGATCTGACGTCCGAACTACGAGTAATTTGAGGCAGACCGATGATAGGGGCAGTCTTCCGAGAAACTCAATCGTTTAAACAGTTATAAAATGCATTGTCTTCAAAACCTTTTGTTTGTCCATAAATAATTACTCCTTTGGGCGTTAACCTTTATTTTTGTCAACAGAGCAGGTCTATCGAGAAAAGTGATAATAGATTGATCGCTAGCCAGAATGTTTACAAATAATTGTGGTGCTTTCTTCTCTCAATAAGTTGATGTGCCCACATACTTCTAGTACTATACAATTATTGGGGCAGAGCTAGATTTCATACTGATGGCGTTGTACTGTTTGattttctagtactccctccgtctcggtttatagggcatgcgcgtggttctaggtcatcgatttgactaATTAAATACTTCCTCTGTACCAAAAtatttgtcttaaatttgtctagatatagatgtatctaatactaaaacgtgacttgatacatccatatttagacaaatctaagacaatttttttgggacggagggagtatgtgttatATGTCACCAAAAATATATCACCGGATATTTAAGCGGATGTagtttttaaacatatatttttcatCACATATACTACATATTTAGCTAGTTAAATTGTTAACCTAAAACTACGTGCATGTCCTATAGACCGAGACGGAGGAAGTACAATTATTGAGACAAAGCTTGCTTTCATACTGATGGCGTTGTACTGTTTGATTTTCTAGTACAATCATTGAGACAGAGCTAGCTTTCATACTGATGGCGTTGTACTGTTTGATTTAATTGTTTACCTTAGAGGTACTCCATCTGTAAAGAAATATTAAAGTGTTTAGATCATTAACAGTGATATAAATGCTCTTAGAGTTTTTTACGAAGGAAGTATACTTAATTACCTTGAGGCGATTCTACTCCCTTTTTGAAAGTAATACATATGTGGTGCTGTGGTGGTTGAAAGTTCCATGTGAGTGATATTTTGCCACAGAGGCATGTGCGACAGACAATGCCTACAATGTTGCCTGTCCTACCCAAGAAAAACACCAATCAACCGAAGCCAACATTAATTTCAGCCTGTAAAATTTCATATCAACGAGCAGGCAGCTTGCAACGACATCATAAAAAAGATCTCGGACGATTCGTCAGAGCACGAAAGCCTGTTACAAAATGGATTCCTATTTGATGAGTATCTAACAGGATGGATAAGCTCACAAACCACTCttggtcatatttctttttatagAGAAAGAGAGGAAGCCTTACAAGGATTTAGGGTGTCGTAACATCGTCTTGCAGCTGATGTATGATTGCAATCAACATGTACGGGTATTTAGCTAGTAAACTAAAAAAAATCACCGGCTGCGGCTTTTTTTTTATGCATTTTGTTATTTTTAGACTCTGTTGGTGGACCCGAGACCTTGTTTCCATATTTTGATTTAATAAATTGGCtgcatgcatcactctgatgcagatgTCAGAGGTTATTCTCCTTTccgaaacaaaagaaaaaaagctAGTAAACTAATGATAGATACTGAACTAAAATCATGACACTTATTTTATTTTGAATCGGCAGGAATATATAACTATTAAGTAAAGCATGAGCAAAATTTATTTGAAAGAATATGCTGCCTAAATTATTTCCTTAGTTAGGATTTGATGACCACACATTGATCAAGCCTCCCCTTATTAATCTACTACTAGGGTGGGGTTGCTTTGCTCGATAGCCAACAAGCTGATCGAGGTAGACGACTAGCATCATTATAGCTAACATTTCAACCACCACATATATAGAGTATATATTACTTCAGGGTGTATCTGAGCTGCGAGCCCCGGCAATTAACACCTACTGATCCTACCTACACACGTTGGTCTGGTCTGATCGCCATGAGACCCATGGCTTCCTCCTGGAACTGGAAGTTGCTTTCCCTCGTCTTCCTGCTGGCTAGCACGGCGGCGTGGGGCATGGCCCACGCCCACGGCGGCGGGCTCAAGCACATCCACCTGTACATGCACGAGACCTTCACGGGCCCGAACGCCACGCTGTTTGCGGTGGTGCCGCCCCTGCTGGGCGTGGGCGACAACACCAGCATGTTCGGGATGGTCGGAGTGCTGGACGACGAGCTACGCGACGGCTCAGACCCGAGCAACTCATCGCTGGTGGGGCGGTTCCAGTCCCTCTTCGCCTTCGCGGGGCTGGTGACGCCACCAGGCATGCAGACGGCGACCAGCCTCGTGTTCACGGCCGGGGAGCACGCCGGGAGCACGCTGGTTATGGTGGGCAGCATCGTAAGCTCAGAGGGGCCCTACGAGACCGCCGTGGTGGGCGGCACCGGCGCCTTCAGGATGGCGCGCGGGTACTGCGTTCTCAAGGCCGTGTGGAGCCCGACGCCGGTGTCCACCGTTTACGAGGTAAACCTGTTGGTGAAGATGGAGGGAAAACTTTTGGCCAAGATGGATGCCTGGAAACGTACTACGTATGCACTGTGAAATGTTATACTGCATGTTGTTACTACTAGTTACCCATGTTAATGTTCAACTCCGGCAATTTGATTCTTAGAATTGTAAGCATTGTCTTTCTGGGAGACGCATATTATTCGAATTTATGAGTAATATCAGTTTATGGTAACTCAAGTGTTATATGCGATTGCTGTTGAGACATTGCTAGCACAAAAGAATGCATTGTTGAAACTTGAAAGACTGTGCTATGGAGTTATGCTGCATGAACCCTCTTGAAAGACTGGCCAACTGGCAAGTAGTTCTCATCGTGTCGTATGTTTCCTTCCTCCGGCCTGTAGCAGACTTGCTCTTCTCGGTGTATaagatgacgacgatgatcatAGTAGCAGTGTGCCTGATCGGCTTAATTAGATCACTTTGTTGAGAGGTGGGTTGCATGCTCAGAAAAATAAAATTAGTGGGTTGATGAGGTGGCATGTAcgccagtggcggagcttgaccCAAAAACCTGGACGGGCCGGTTGTAGGAAATGACTGTTGGGATTGTGTTTCATGGCCCAAAACTACATATACACTGCAGAAAACCGCATGGGCTGGGCAGGCCACGGCCCATTCGGCCTTGCCGTAGCTCCGCCACTGATGTacgcatgttgagataaataaaagTAACGGGGATCAACTACTTCAGCATATGTCTAGGAGGTAGTAAAGACCACATCACATTTGACGATTGTTGCGAGATTTAGGCATCGATATGAAAATTTGATGTCTTACATCACTTTGAGCACACCACTCTGAAGGCCCCGTCTCCTACTTCTCTGTATTACACAGAGTAGAGTAGGTCCACGGGAAGGAGGAGTGGTAACTGAATTTCTGA from Triticum aestivum cultivar Chinese Spring chromosome 3B, IWGSC CS RefSeq v2.1, whole genome shotgun sequence includes these protein-coding regions:
- the LOC123064403 gene encoding pterocarpan synthase 1, with protein sequence MRPMASSWNWKLLSLVFLLASTAAWGMAHAHGGGLKHIHLYMHETFTGPNATLFAVVPPLLGVGDNTSMFGMVGVLDDELRDGSDPSNSSLVGRFQSLFAFAGLVTPPGMQTATSLVFTAGEHAGSTLVMVGSIVSSEGPYETAVVGGTGAFRMARGYCVLKAVWSPTPVSTVYEVNLLVKMEGKLLAKMDAWKRTTYAL